TTCGGTTCTTTGTACGAATTAGACGGTCTACATATCGTATTTATTCTCTCTGAAGGAATATATATGAAATCTTCCTTCAAATGAATTACCTGAATCTGCTGCATGGTCAGTTTGGTAGAAGTTGAAGCTCATGAGAGATATTTCCATAACTGCTTATGTATATGTTTGGTTTATGGAAGAGTTCATGCTTTCTTAAGAAATAGAATAAAATGGAAATCTCTTTGTTTGGTTTGAGATACAGAACTGTTTAATCTTGTTTCTTCAATGAAATTTATTTtgtacattttttttaattacagCTGCAGACATTGTGAATCAAATTAATCGATAGAGTGAACCAAATGAGCTAATTTGTTCGGGGAAagtgcatttttttttttgaaaggttTATAAAATCAAAAAAGTTTGAATGATTTGGAAGATGAGGtttaagatttttaattaagaataggtttaaaaatttcaataattaataataaaataatattatatatttagTATTGGAAACAATTGTGAAGCATTTAATTATAATGAAatattaagttagttttatttataatgttttatttatttgagtaatgatatatttatttcttttagaataaatatatttgataaattaaaaatatatattattataattaaattaaaatttataaatttattaaatgaaaattataaattaaattaaattaaattaaatttaaaattattagttaattaatttatcaattaatagtctaaattaaattaaattaaattaaaaataagtctaaattaaattaaataaaaaattataataaattaaaatattaaataaaaatcttCCATCATAATTTCAATTTTACATGCAGTTTCCATGTTCAAAAACCTTTTTTTCCATCTcagcatgtaaaattttgtttgcttcaactccctcatgtaAACATCGTTATCTAATTGTCCTCTCATaatttttaggtaaaaaaaatctaaaataagtataatttctcttaaattcaacattttaaactttaatcaagtatattttctatcaaatttagtacaattaatataatttctcttaaattcagcacatttaAAGAGAAtgtagtatatttttcatccaattgaggtgaaaaaaatcgtactcaatttgatagaaaatatattagattctaatttaatatgcttaatttaaaagaaattatatttattttggaCTATTTGTATCTAAAAAATATAAGAGATAATTAGATAAATTGATATCATTATGTGTGGTTGAGGAATGAAAACAAAGTTTTTAGAATATAGGGAATacatgtaaaattcaaattttcaaCCGATTTTACAAATTTTCAACCGAGAGAAGAGTAGAATTTTATACTTTTGACGTGATATTAAGATATTAATAGGTGATATATTTAAAGGTTTAACGGAGATGCTCAAATCAACTCAATCAACTTGGGATGAATATCTCGGATAATCTAAGCGAGTGAGGGGTTACTTGAGTTGAGCATATTGATTGGGTTGAGTAGATAAGTTAAGTTGGAGCGGGGTTGCTTAAATTAATCGATTTGAGTGAACCAAATGAGCTAATTTGTTCGGGTGATTGGCTAAatcaactcaatcgatccatatGGGttagctttggatcgatcaagcATATTAGCCATGTTAGATGGGACGGTCAAGCTAATCAGGCTAGACAGGTCAATCGAGTTAGTTAGGTCGGGTGGGTCGATCACTCTAATTAAGCAGCTTGTCAGGTTGATCGATCAGAATACGTTTCACGAGCTAATCGAACAGGACGAGTCAGTCGATTCCAGTCTCAGATCCAGTGCCTCAAGCTCACTTCAGATTCAAGCTTCATAAATTCAGATTTATTCATCAATTTATCATATCGTAAACTTTGAATCTTCAGTTCTTAaggttttttttaatgattatagaCAACAATTCTCTTTTCACAGCTTTTTCAGCCATAAAATTGAAATCGATCTCAATTTTCATCAATAATATCGTCTTAATTTGTTTATATAATTTCAATAAACGAATCGTAGTGAAATCATAGGGAAGGGGGATATTTTTTAGATCCAAATCGACACAAACCATTATTTTCTCTAGATTTCTTCCACTTACTtgattgtttttcttcttcttccaccgtTAATGGCGGTCCCCTTTCGTCGCTTTCTTCCACGGAATTGAACAAGCGCAAGCCGACACGCTATCTCATACATCGCCGTCCCCTCAGCTCAAACGCGAACGATCTTGGCCGCTCGGACGACGGGATTCTCGCGCGCGATGGCGGCGCGGCCGGCCGCCTTGTAGTCGAAGCTGCAGCCGTGGCGGTCGGAGTAGCGGTGCTGGCCGCAGAACAGCTTGCCGCACCGGCACCGGAAGCCCGCCAGCCCCACGCGCTTCCGGCACGAGGAGCACCGATTCGCCGTCGCCTGCGCAGCCGCAGGCGTAGCCGCAGCGGCGACGTCCCCCCGCGGGTCTTCCTCCTCTTCCAGCGGCTTATCCGAGGCCGGAGACCGGGCGGGAGGGGCGGATCTGGGGGAGGAGCAGGACCGGGGAAGAGACGCGTCCGCCTGCCGCTGGAAGCAGGACTGGCACATGTCGCCGGTGGCGGGGTTGCCAGGGAAGCCGCAGTTGTTGACGCAGAGGCGCCGGAGCTTCGATTCTTCCTTCTCTCGCTGCGCCATCGACGGATCGACctctttcttcctctccttccgGCTGCGATCTCGATTCGAAATTGGAATTTGGGGGAAGAATTGGGAATTAGGGTTTTATAAGCAACCGCAGAGAGAGAGCGAGAGGGCGGAAAGACGGAAACAGTTGGCAGAACGCGTAGTGGCCTGGAAACTTCTGTAGGAACCCTTCTTTCCCGAATTAACCCAATTGGAGCCTGCATTTTTCAGGGGCATAATAGTAAATTCAATTAAGGGGTCAAACGCGCTGAGCCGCCAAAAATGACCGCCGCGTGGGATACCACGTATCGGCGTGGGCAGTCAACCTTTCGACGTGGGCTGCGCGCCGCCGTCTGCCAACCGCGTCCTATGTCGTGTTTTGGCAGGCTGTAACCGGTGGTGGTTACGAGCAGCTGCACGAATGCTCTGTAAAAATTCTTCTCATGGCTGTCTATTTCGATTATaagttaattttataatttattttctttggATAAATTATGAGAGAATTCACTTTTACgaagtaataaaaaaaattcataaaaaaatttaatatcagAGCCCTAAAATGTTCGGACCATCAAGAATCACTTCTAACTAACACATAAGGTATTAGATCATAAGCTATCTAGTTCGAATTTTGAcatagttaaaataaattttcatatatCAATCATTATTCTAAAGATTAATAatcatccgtgatttatctctttcATATTGATTCTAGAACGGATTGTATAATCATCTTTTGCAACcataattctagagattttttggaCTTTtagaaattagattttttttagatcTAACCCTTCGAGTCTCAgctcaaaaaattattactctagatcaacataaatataattgttatTTTAGATTTAGAATACTACTAAATATAATCATAAACCTACTACTTAGTATAGGAACTAACTTAGAGTCTCAACAAAGTCAAATTAAAATCCTATTGGAAAAATAGCCATTATTTTAAATCAACAAACATAAATATTAAGtgatttaaaaagaaatattgattTCTTAAAAGAAGCTCAAGACTCATTGAATAGAAGATTTAGCCAattcaatttacttagtattcCTATTAAGAAAGAAatcttaagtttttcaaaattattcgcAGAAAATAAATCTAAATATTGAGAACTTCAATCTAAACATTTTGAGCTCAGGTCTAAAATGATTTTACTTCATATTAAAGAACTAATTGAAATATAAATAACAAATGAATTGAAGAATATACCTACTATACTTGAGGAGAAcaaatataaatgaacaaatgGAACTTTGAAAATATATATTACAAAGAAGTTTTAGAATTTTctaaacacttttcaaaaattcAAGACAATGACTATTATTAGATTGAGTTAATTAGATAAGGAGACCAAGTGTTAATTCAACAAAATAATACTATATTAGTCTTTCTAGCATCCTTACACCACCAACTCACTTTACTAGAAAATAAACTATTTCAAATTAAAACACAAATTCAGAAAACCACTAAAGTTATCGTGTGGAAAGAAAGTATAGAAACTTTAACTAATGACTTAAGCAAACTATCTACAAGAAATATTATCCCTAGAAGACAACCTAGAAGTTAGTCCTTCCTAACTTATACCAAGAAACACAATGAATCTAGCACGAACATAGACCGAGTCATTCACAAGCCCCTCACAGACAGTAAGAAGACAAATGGAATCAAATATGACATCTTTGTTAGACAATATCATAACCAGACGACGTAATATTTCCACTTATCTACTAGAAGATCTGATAGatgtaaaaaaaacttaaaaactttCACAAATGAATAGTTTAATTCTCCAAATCTTATGAGATTATACATTTAAGGAATATTATCCTCTACTACATCACTctatctgttggtgcagcggagaccggcaagagggggtgaattgctgaaaacaaaactaaaaataccctcctcggatttcaactcagaatttaaatcagcaataaaaataacagcaactaaattaataaaacagaaaaagaaataggaacagaaaagactcagggatttaacctgtttacaaccaaagaggttgttaatccaggacagtagaaaagagcgcagtaagaaaaatctcattctctgaaggcggagaagccttttacacttttgaagctcactagttgcttataaattgcttacagattgattgcttgagttgtacttgaattcctagctccaggggcctttatatagctcctggaaagtctatcccgaggttccaaggcgcctccagctcgatcagcggataaaactttatccgcaacgcaaacggaCAAATCtgacctattgaaggcgccttcaacagggttgaaggcgccttcatgatggaggcgcctccaagcctgctggaggcgcctccaagctggcagcacagattccagcttggtttttccagcttccgacgctccgttcttttgggtgatttcggccaaccggaatagggctcagccgaacccaattcccgaccttctcctcgagcagccttacgtcccagcttaacgtccctcgagcaccgcgcatgctcttcacgcccaccggagtactcttccgcagctctctcatcattcggacgcaccgagcccgtctactcccttcccgtgccgtccttctcgctagctgcgtcttccgctcgacttcc
The genomic region above belongs to Zingiber officinale cultivar Zhangliang chromosome 11A, Zo_v1.1, whole genome shotgun sequence and contains:
- the LOC122032628 gene encoding zinc finger A20 and AN1 domain-containing stress-associated protein 1-like, yielding MAQREKEESKLRRLCVNNCGFPGNPATGDMCQSCFQRQADASLPRSCSSPRSAPPARSPASDKPLEEEEDPRGDVAAAATPAAAQATANRCSSCRKRVGLAGFRCRCGKLFCGQHRYSDRHGCSFDYKAAGRAAIARENPVVRAAKIVRV